In the genome of Fulvivirga maritima, one region contains:
- a CDS encoding type I restriction-modification system subunit M — protein sequence MTEEKRKLEQQLWNIADTLRGKMDADDFRDYILGFIFYKYLSKKMDIYANTILKPDGMTYDEIDEESEKGQQYLEAIKAEALDALGYFLLPSELFSRLAKRGNAEGKSKFILDDLNKVLNHIEQSTMGTDSEEEFVNLFEDLDLTSSKLGKTENAKNELIVKVMSHLEEIDFRIDDVTADVLGDAYEYLIGKFASGAGKKAGEFYTPQQVSKLLASIVTTGEDKLKSVYDPTCGSGSLLLRVAKEVKEVGKFYGQEMNPTTFNLCRMNMIMHDVHYRRFDIKNENTLEQPQHIDERFEAIVANPPFSAKWNPNAVINDDRFAAYGKTAPSSKADFAFVQHMVHQLSDDGIMACVLPHGVLFRGAAEGHIREYLIKDRNYLDAVIGLPANIFYGTSIPTCVLVLKKKREHSDNVLFIDASQHFEKIKTQNYLREEDIDKVITTYRERKEEEKYSHVASMEEIAENDYNLNIPRYVDTFEEEEPVDIEAVAKELQALEKDMQATDDTIKSYCKELGIDTPF from the coding sequence ATGACGGAAGAAAAACGAAAGCTTGAACAACAACTCTGGAATATTGCCGATACCCTTAGAGGGAAGATGGATGCGGATGACTTTAGAGATTATATACTAGGGTTTATCTTTTATAAATACCTCAGCAAGAAAATGGACATCTATGCCAACACCATCTTAAAGCCCGATGGTATGACGTATGATGAGATCGATGAGGAGTCAGAAAAAGGGCAACAATACTTGGAAGCCATTAAAGCGGAGGCTTTAGATGCTTTAGGGTACTTCTTATTGCCTTCAGAGCTGTTCAGCAGACTCGCTAAGCGTGGAAATGCTGAGGGTAAGAGTAAATTCATTTTGGATGACTTAAATAAGGTGCTTAACCACATAGAGCAAAGCACGATGGGTACCGACAGTGAGGAAGAGTTTGTCAACCTCTTCGAAGACCTTGACCTTACCTCCTCAAAACTTGGGAAGACAGAGAACGCTAAAAACGAATTGATTGTAAAGGTCATGTCTCATTTGGAGGAGATTGATTTTAGAATTGATGATGTGACGGCTGATGTATTGGGAGATGCCTATGAATACCTGATTGGCAAGTTTGCCAGTGGTGCAGGTAAGAAAGCAGGTGAATTTTATACCCCGCAACAGGTAAGTAAGCTGTTAGCAAGCATTGTTACAACAGGTGAAGACAAATTGAAGAGTGTTTATGACCCAACTTGTGGTTCAGGGTCTTTATTGTTGCGTGTGGCGAAGGAGGTAAAAGAAGTGGGTAAGTTTTATGGACAGGAAATGAACCCTACTACCTTCAACTTATGCCGCATGAACATGATTATGCATGATGTGCATTACCGCAGATTTGATATTAAAAATGAAAATACTTTAGAGCAACCGCAACACATTGACGAACGCTTTGAAGCCATTGTGGCCAATCCCCCTTTCTCTGCCAAGTGGAACCCCAATGCGGTGATTAATGACGACCGGTTTGCTGCTTACGGCAAAACTGCACCCAGTAGTAAGGCTGACTTTGCCTTCGTACAACACATGGTTCACCAACTATCTGATGATGGTATAATGGCGTGTGTATTACCCCATGGTGTATTGTTTAGAGGAGCAGCGGAAGGACATATTAGAGAGTATCTTATTAAAGACCGTAATTACCTGGATGCGGTGATAGGTTTGCCTGCCAACATTTTCTATGGCACGAGCATACCTACTTGTGTATTGGTATTGAAAAAGAAAAGAGAACACTCAGACAACGTACTATTCATTGATGCCAGCCAACACTTTGAGAAGATTAAAACACAGAATTACCTGCGTGAGGAAGATATAGATAAGGTTATAACCACTTACAGAGAACGAAAGGAAGAGGAAAAATATAGCCATGTGGCAAGTATGGAGGAGATAGCTGAGAATGACTACAACCTCAACATTCCTCGCTATGTAGACACTTTTGAAGAAGAAGAACCTGTGGATATTGAAGCAGTGGCGAAAGAGTTGCAAGC
- a CDS encoding DKNYY domain-containing protein: MIISIIVTIFLVFYGGIFMMSPMMIASHGFSDSLSSIITALFFLGYPVIIFLLMTIFNIPFYGMAPSKWLIGFSVPFILAVMFYRIPQMIININKGIPNSGYHIGKDAVYLNGKKIKSADPASFDPMEDVTYYSKDAKHVFYYGKVIPSSDPATFTPVPTENEKGYGGYWKDKNNVYIDGKILKGADPASMACLRSLYAKDAKHIYYSGRLVEGADPQTFHFVSDGIAIDEQFIYVYGRKSNIQTDTKNFEVVGDESSPSFCRDKNNVYLIIFHNGDPLLEVEGADPTTFEKMERGYYKDSHQVYYHDSSTRSVKVLEEADPANFSTGYDHITRTEARDKNHAYMSGKLVSPKE, encoded by the coding sequence ATGATTATCAGTATTATAGTTACAATATTCCTTGTTTTTTATGGCGGCATATTTATGATGTCTCCTATGATGATTGCCTCTCACGGCTTTTCTGATTCACTTTCTTCTATCATTACAGCACTATTTTTCCTGGGCTATCCTGTAATTATATTCTTGCTGATGACCATTTTCAATATCCCTTTTTATGGCATGGCTCCCTCCAAATGGCTCATCGGGTTTTCGGTACCTTTTATCCTGGCAGTAATGTTCTACCGAATTCCTCAAATGATTATTAATATTAATAAAGGTATTCCTAACTCCGGTTATCATATTGGTAAAGACGCCGTTTATCTTAATGGCAAAAAAATAAAAAGTGCTGATCCCGCTTCTTTTGATCCTATGGAAGACGTCACCTACTATTCTAAAGATGCTAAGCACGTATTCTACTATGGCAAAGTAATTCCTAGTTCAGATCCGGCTACTTTCACTCCAGTACCTACTGAAAATGAAAAAGGATATGGTGGTTACTGGAAGGATAAAAATAATGTATATATAGATGGCAAAATTCTAAAAGGAGCTGATCCTGCCAGCATGGCATGCCTCAGATCATTATACGCTAAAGATGCTAAGCACATATACTACAGTGGTCGCCTGGTAGAAGGTGCCGATCCGCAAACCTTCCATTTCGTAAGTGATGGCATTGCTATAGATGAGCAATTTATTTATGTGTATGGCCGAAAATCTAATATTCAAACAGACACTAAAAATTTCGAAGTAGTCGGTGATGAAAGTTCACCATCATTTTGCCGTGATAAAAACAATGTATATCTGATCATCTTTCATAATGGAGATCCACTACTCGAAGTTGAAGGCGCTGATCCTACAACATTTGAAAAAATGGAAAGAGGCTATTATAAAGACAGCCATCAAGTGTATTATCATGACAGCAGCACCAGATCAGTAAAAGTGCTTGAAGAAGCCGATCCCGCCAACTTCAGTACTGGCTATGATCACATTACTAGGACAGAAGCCAGAGATAAAAATCATGCTTATATGAGCGGGAAACTAGTTTCTCCAAAAGAATAA